From the Priestia koreensis genome, one window contains:
- a CDS encoding D-alanyl-D-alanine carboxypeptidase family protein: MRVFSKTFIVVMCLLLSMHIFSPSAAASEKISGGVSARGAVLMEQSTGRVLYEKNPNAKMRIASITKIMTAIIAIESGKLDTEVKVSANAVKTEGSSVYLVPNEKIKLRDLVYGLMLRSGNDAAVAISESVGGSVPGFVHMMNQKAEEIGMVNTEFANPHGLDDHENHYSTAYDMALLMRYAMHNKTFRDISGTKIYRTTHPTEKWDRVWKNKNKLLTTFYKYCTGGKTGYTKRAKRTLVTTATKGNLNLIAVTINDPDDWKDHTYMFDQGFKLFKPVKIVEKGTLDDIKNTFYKNKLYVKRDFVYPLSDGEKDDVSLHTKLLKPQVKKWKSNPDSVPSIVGRIKIYQDDEAIGNIPIYLKKGAASAKKESPSFWGEVKHVFSLVIGVRSDG, from the coding sequence ATGAGGGTATTCAGCAAAACATTTATAGTTGTCATGTGCTTACTCCTTTCTATGCACATTTTTTCTCCTTCTGCAGCAGCATCTGAAAAAATTTCTGGAGGAGTCAGCGCTAGAGGCGCCGTATTAATGGAACAAAGCACAGGAAGAGTGCTGTATGAAAAAAATCCAAACGCCAAGATGCGAATCGCGAGTATTACAAAAATTATGACCGCAATTATTGCGATTGAATCAGGCAAATTAGATACAGAAGTAAAAGTTAGTGCCAACGCAGTGAAAACAGAAGGTTCTTCCGTGTATTTAGTGCCAAATGAAAAAATTAAGCTCCGTGATCTTGTTTACGGGCTCATGCTTCGCTCTGGAAACGACGCGGCAGTCGCTATTTCTGAAAGTGTTGGAGGAAGCGTACCAGGCTTTGTTCACATGATGAACCAAAAAGCAGAAGAAATTGGGATGGTGAACACTGAGTTTGCTAATCCTCATGGACTTGATGATCATGAAAATCATTATTCTACGGCCTATGATATGGCACTTTTAATGAGATATGCCATGCATAACAAAACGTTTCGTGATATTTCAGGAACGAAGATTTACCGCACAACCCATCCAACTGAAAAATGGGATCGCGTATGGAAAAACAAAAACAAATTACTCACCACGTTTTATAAATATTGCACCGGTGGTAAGACGGGTTATACGAAACGCGCAAAACGAACGCTCGTTACGACCGCTACAAAAGGAAACCTTAATTTAATTGCTGTTACAATTAACGATCCAGATGACTGGAAAGATCATACGTATATGTTTGATCAAGGCTTTAAATTATTTAAGCCGGTCAAAATTGTGGAAAAAGGAACGCTTGATGATATCAAAAACACCTTTTATAAAAATAAGCTGTACGTTAAAAGAGATTTTGTGTATCCATTATCAGATGGTGAAAAAGATGATGTGAGCCTTCATACCAAGCTGTTAAAGCCTCAAGTGAAAAAGTGGAAATCCAATCCAGATTCCGTTCCAAGCATTGTGGGACGCATTAAAATTTATCAGGACGATGAAGCAATTGGAAATATCCCGATTTATTTAAAAAAGGGCGCAGCCTCTGCTAAAAAAGAATCTCCAAGCTTTTGGGGTGAGGTAAAGCATGTATTTTCATTGGTGATTGGAGTCAGATCAGATGGTTAA
- the ccsB gene encoding c-type cytochrome biogenesis protein CcsB → MSLVSVSSNLLYIAFILYLVGTFFFGGAIRDKKHAGKISRWAQLGIVTTIIGFIAQLGYFITRWIASGHAPVSNLFEFTTFFGMMLVGAFIIIYFIYRISMVGLFVLPIALLIIAYASMFPREVSPLIPALKSYWLYIHVTTAAAGEAILAISFASGLIYLLKVIDQSKKGKQTFWMEVVLYSLISTIGFILITSIFNGIGYKTEFNWVDKTGKAAQAVYHLPAVVGPHSGELVTKGHFEPFFYLPAVINASKLNTFLWSLVIGALLYLLLRLILRKRIGKALQPLVKNAKLDLIDEVSYRSVAIGFPVFTLGALIFAMIWAQEAWTRYWSWDPKEVWALITWLFYAAFLHLRLSKGWHGRKSAWLAVVGFAIIMFNLVAVNLVIAGLHSYA, encoded by the coding sequence ATGAGCTTAGTATCAGTGAGCAGTAACTTGCTTTATATTGCGTTCATTTTATATTTGGTCGGGACATTTTTCTTTGGCGGAGCCATTCGGGATAAAAAGCACGCGGGCAAAATTAGCAGATGGGCACAGCTTGGGATTGTGACGACAATTATTGGTTTTATCGCGCAGCTTGGCTATTTTATTACTCGGTGGATTGCGTCAGGTCACGCTCCTGTAAGTAATTTGTTTGAGTTTACGACGTTTTTCGGTATGATGCTTGTAGGTGCTTTTATTATTATTTATTTTATCTATCGTATCAGCATGGTTGGTCTGTTTGTTTTACCAATCGCGCTTTTAATTATTGCTTATGCAAGCATGTTTCCACGTGAGGTGTCGCCTCTTATTCCTGCGCTTAAGAGCTATTGGTTGTATATCCACGTTACAACAGCAGCAGCAGGAGAAGCGATTTTAGCGATCAGTTTCGCGAGTGGTTTAATCTATTTATTAAAAGTCATTGATCAATCGAAAAAAGGAAAGCAGACCTTTTGGATGGAAGTTGTTCTCTATTCATTGATCAGTACGATCGGTTTTATTCTGATTACCTCCATTTTTAATGGAATCGGTTATAAAACAGAGTTTAATTGGGTTGATAAGACAGGAAAAGCGGCGCAGGCAGTGTACCATCTTCCTGCTGTTGTAGGTCCTCATTCAGGGGAGCTGGTGACGAAAGGACATTTTGAACCGTTTTTCTATTTGCCAGCCGTTATTAATGCGAGTAAATTAAATACGTTTTTATGGTCGTTAGTGATCGGTGCTCTTTTATACCTCCTGCTGCGCCTTATTTTACGCAAGCGTATTGGAAAAGCGCTTCAGCCGCTTGTGAAAAATGCTAAGTTGGATTTAATTGATGAAGTGAGCTATCGCTCTGTTGCGATTGGCTTCCCGGTGTTTACGTTAGGGGCCCTTATTTTCGCGATGATTTGGGCGCAGGAAGCATGGACACGCTACTGGTCATGGGACCCGAAAGAAGTTTGGGCGCTTATTACATGGCTGTTTTATGCGGCATTCTTACATTTGCGTCTATCAAAAGGATGGCACGGCAGAAAGTCCGCTTGGCTTGCTGTTGTAGGTTTTGCGATTATTATGTTTAATCTAGTGGCCGTTAACTTGGTCATTGCAGGCTTACATTCCTACGCTTAA
- the sigX gene encoding RNA polymerase sigma factor SigX: MSELFDHLYDHYHQDVFQFLMYMVRNREQAEDLVQEVYIRVLKAHEHFEGKSHEKTWLLSIARNVAIDHFRKHKNWKKRLMNMFDWKENQLIDSAALPEEIAMQNEEVATIYHSLGKCTVDQRSVVILRYIHELTITETASILNWTESKVKTTQHRAVKALRQHMSYSKEEGGERLENKRAK, translated from the coding sequence GTGTCCGAGCTTTTTGATCACCTCTACGATCATTATCATCAGGACGTGTTTCAGTTTTTGATGTATATGGTACGAAATCGTGAGCAGGCGGAAGATCTCGTACAGGAGGTATATATTCGAGTATTAAAGGCCCACGAGCATTTTGAAGGGAAAAGTCATGAGAAAACGTGGCTACTGTCTATCGCAAGAAATGTGGCCATTGATCATTTTCGAAAACATAAAAATTGGAAAAAACGGTTGATGAACATGTTTGATTGGAAAGAAAACCAGCTTATTGATTCCGCCGCTCTTCCAGAAGAGATTGCGATGCAAAATGAAGAAGTTGCAACCATTTACCACAGCCTTGGGAAATGCACGGTTGATCAGCGATCCGTGGTCATTTTACGCTACATTCATGAGCTCACCATTACAGAAACAGCTTCTATTTTAAACTGGACAGAAAGCAAGGTCAAAACGACACAGCATCGAGCGGTGAAAGCACTACGTCAGCATATGAGTTATAGCAAAGAGGAAGGAGGAGAACGACTTGAAAACAAACGAGCTAAATGA
- the resA gene encoding thiol-disulfide oxidoreductase ResA, producing the protein MKKRRLLIRTTILAVLLIALCYTLYANFFTSKETVAAGKKAPDFILQDLQGEKHRLSDYRGRGVFLNFWGTYCKPCEREMPAMQRQYEKYKEQGVDILAVNVDETNFAVRQFVKEYGLTFPVMIDKGSQVQNVYGIDQLPATYLIDKNGTVVDVFLGGLDESKIKEYMDEIKP; encoded by the coding sequence ATGAAAAAACGTCGTTTACTAATAAGGACTACTATTTTAGCTGTCCTGCTGATTGCCTTATGCTATACGCTCTATGCTAATTTTTTTACATCGAAAGAAACCGTAGCAGCAGGCAAGAAAGCCCCGGATTTTATTCTGCAAGATTTGCAGGGAGAGAAGCACCGCTTATCGGATTATCGCGGTCGAGGCGTCTTTCTAAATTTTTGGGGAACGTATTGCAAGCCTTGCGAGAGAGAAATGCCAGCAATGCAGCGCCAGTATGAAAAGTACAAAGAACAAGGCGTTGATATTTTGGCAGTGAATGTGGACGAGACTAATTTTGCGGTCCGTCAGTTTGTGAAGGAATATGGACTAACGTTTCCAGTAATGATTGACAAAGGATCACAGGTCCAAAATGTGTACGGCATCGATCAGCTTCCTGCAACGTATTTAATTGATAAAAATGGAACCGTTGTGGACGTCTTTTTAGGTGGATTGGACGAATCGAAGATAAAAGAATACATGGATGAAATAAAACCATAG
- a CDS encoding FecCD family ABC transporter permease: MELSHQKRLQKRRIGGAYLFSISFVLVSFFIGISIGSVHIPLIDTVKIVTKIGFVSTDELQQFSSLLWSIRIPRVILTLMIGAALALAGSALQGLLQNPLADPYTLGVSSGASLGAVIVLFFNLQIPFLGMFTLPFMSFVTALLSLLFILFFAHVVLKRMTTESMILIGVITSAFLGALISLVIALSGDELRQIVNWLLGSVSMRGWSYVNIFLPFFIVGTILLLLCSKELNALLFGEEIAQSLGIKVGAYKVIILIASSILTGGAVAVSGTIGFVGLIVPHATRFLVGSDHRHLLPLAMLNGGAFLVIADLLSRVLIEPRELPIGVITSIIGGPVFAILLLKKYRQQA, encoded by the coding sequence ATGGAATTATCCCACCAAAAGAGATTGCAAAAGCGACGAATAGGGGGAGCTTACTTATTTTCTATATCGTTCGTGTTGGTGTCTTTTTTCATTGGCATCAGTATCGGATCTGTACATATCCCGTTAATCGATACAGTAAAAATCGTCACTAAGATCGGCTTTGTGTCCACAGATGAACTTCAGCAGTTTAGCAGCCTGCTTTGGTCTATTCGAATTCCGCGTGTCATTCTTACGCTAATGATTGGCGCTGCGCTAGCGTTGGCCGGAAGCGCGCTTCAAGGGCTTCTTCAAAATCCACTCGCAGACCCGTATACGCTTGGCGTATCATCGGGCGCTTCATTAGGGGCGGTCATTGTATTGTTCTTTAACTTGCAAATTCCGTTTCTAGGAATGTTCACGCTTCCGTTCATGAGTTTTGTGACGGCGCTTTTGTCACTGCTATTTATCCTTTTCTTTGCGCACGTTGTCTTAAAAAGAATGACAACGGAGTCAATGATTTTAATTGGCGTCATCACGAGCGCCTTTTTGGGCGCGCTGATTTCTCTTGTTATTGCGCTCTCTGGAGACGAGCTTAGACAAATTGTGAACTGGCTTTTAGGGAGCGTATCAATGAGAGGGTGGAGCTATGTAAACATATTTCTTCCTTTCTTTATCGTTGGTACTATTCTCCTGTTGCTTTGCTCAAAGGAACTAAATGCACTGCTGTTTGGAGAAGAAATTGCGCAGTCCCTTGGCATCAAGGTAGGGGCTTATAAGGTCATCATTTTAATCGCTTCATCTATTTTAACAGGGGGAGCTGTAGCGGTGTCTGGCACGATTGGGTTTGTGGGATTAATTGTTCCTCATGCTACAAGGTTTCTAGTTGGTAGCGATCATCGTCATCTTTTGCCGCTGGCTATGTTAAACGGAGGCGCGTTCCTTGTCATTGCTGATTTGTTGTCACGTGTGCTCATTGAGCCAAGAGAGCTTCCAATTGGGGTTATTACATCGATTATTGGGGGCCCTGTTTTTGCTATTTTGTTGCTAAAAAAATATCGTCAACAGGCGTAA
- a CDS encoding nucleoside recognition domain-containing protein: MVNLIWMALTIIGLIFAVVNDRVEQVNKAIFQGATDAVTISIGLISILVFWLGLMKIAEASGLLDKLAILFRPFITRLFPEVPKDHPAIGYILSNMMANMFGLGNAATPLGIKAMEQLKKLNGNKDEASRSMITFLAINTSSITLIPTTVIAVRITYDSANPAEIIGPTLLATIISAIGGILLDRYFYHRRVKKERKTK, translated from the coding sequence ATGGTTAATCTGATCTGGATGGCCCTCACCATTATTGGATTAATTTTTGCCGTTGTAAATGACCGCGTTGAGCAGGTGAACAAAGCTATCTTCCAAGGAGCAACAGACGCGGTTACCATTAGTATTGGCCTTATTAGTATTCTTGTTTTTTGGCTAGGCTTGATGAAGATTGCCGAGGCATCCGGTCTTCTTGACAAGCTAGCCATTCTCTTTCGACCCTTCATTACTCGGCTGTTTCCAGAGGTTCCAAAAGATCATCCCGCCATCGGTTACATCTTATCGAACATGATGGCGAATATGTTTGGACTTGGAAATGCGGCCACTCCTCTTGGTATTAAAGCAATGGAACAACTAAAAAAATTAAATGGAAATAAAGACGAAGCAAGTCGCTCCATGATTACCTTCTTAGCTATTAACACTTCAAGCATTACGCTCATTCCGACGACGGTCATCGCCGTCCGGATCACCTACGATTCCGCAAACCCAGCCGAGATTATCGGTCCTACTTTACTTGCTACAATCATTTCTGCTATTGGTGGTATTTTACTAGATCGCTATTTTTATCATAGGAGAGTAAAAAAGGAGAGGAAAACCAAATGA
- a CDS encoding spore maturation protein: MTAVNQLSLLLIPLIIGFILLYGTYKKVPTYETFTEGGKEGIQIAFQIIPFLVGMLVAIAVFRASGALDFLLNVMRPLLEALHVPPEVVPLALIRPISGTAALGMMTDLISTYGPDSFIGRLASTMQGSTDTTFYVLTVYFGAVGIKKMGDAVKVGLLADLVGIIAAIFVVWIMFGN; this comes from the coding sequence ATGACAGCCGTTAACCAGCTCTCTCTTTTGTTGATCCCCTTAATTATTGGGTTTATCTTGCTTTATGGAACCTATAAAAAAGTCCCTACATATGAAACCTTTACAGAAGGCGGTAAAGAAGGCATTCAAATTGCCTTTCAAATCATTCCGTTTTTAGTCGGGATGCTGGTGGCAATCGCCGTTTTCAGGGCTTCAGGTGCCCTTGATTTTTTACTGAATGTAATGCGTCCTTTACTAGAAGCTCTTCACGTTCCTCCGGAAGTCGTGCCGCTTGCGCTAATTCGTCCAATTTCTGGTACCGCTGCGCTTGGTATGATGACAGATTTAATTTCTACGTACGGACCAGACTCGTTTATCGGACGACTCGCCTCAACGATGCAAGGCAGTACAGATACAACGTTTTATGTCCTGACCGTTTATTTCGGTGCTGTTGGGATCAAGAAAATGGGGGATGCGGTAAAGGTGGGATTGCTTGCAGACCTCGTTGGGATTATCGCCGCTATTTTCGTTGTTTGGATCATGTTTGGAAACTAA
- a CDS encoding response regulator transcription factor, which yields MEREAKILVVDDEERIRKLLKMYLEKENYEIEEAKNGLEAVEKAIAEEYDLILLDIMMPEKDGIEACQEIREKKATPIIMLTAKGEEANRVQGFEVGTDDYIVKPFSPREVVLRVKALLRRSASVNHAKAEATPKNLMVFPHLTIDHDAHRVMADDREVSLTPKEYELLCFLAKTPDKVYDREQLLREVWHYDFFGDLRTVDTHVKRLREKLSRTSPDAAKMIVTVWGVGYKFEVGNA from the coding sequence ATGGAACGAGAAGCGAAAATTTTAGTAGTAGATGATGAAGAAAGAATTCGCAAGCTATTAAAGATGTATTTAGAAAAAGAAAACTATGAAATTGAAGAAGCTAAAAATGGGCTCGAAGCGGTTGAAAAGGCAATTGCAGAAGAGTATGATCTCATTTTATTAGATATTATGATGCCAGAAAAAGATGGAATCGAGGCTTGTCAGGAAATTCGTGAAAAAAAAGCAACGCCGATTATTATGCTGACGGCTAAAGGTGAGGAAGCAAATCGTGTGCAAGGATTTGAAGTCGGAACGGATGACTATATTGTAAAGCCGTTTAGCCCACGCGAAGTAGTTTTACGTGTAAAAGCACTTCTTCGTCGCTCAGCATCTGTGAACCATGCGAAGGCGGAAGCAACGCCGAAAAACTTAATGGTGTTTCCACACTTAACAATCGATCACGATGCACATCGCGTAATGGCAGATGATCGCGAAGTAAGTTTGACACCAAAAGAGTATGAACTGCTTTGCTTTTTAGCAAAAACACCAGATAAAGTGTATGACCGTGAACAGCTTCTTCGTGAAGTTTGGCACTATGATTTCTTCGGTGATTTACGCACAGTCGACACACACGTAAAGCGTCTTCGTGAAAAACTAAGCCGCACGTCACCAGATGCTGCGAAGATGATCGTAACCGTTTGGGGAGTAGGCTATAAGTTTGAGGTTGGAAATGCCTAA
- a CDS encoding cytochrome c biogenesis protein ResB: MEHVKCECGHVNPHGTIFCEACGKPVKDASNALLDMKYEGSARRSQTYNKTIIDKIWNFFSSVKVGVWLIVITLSASAIGTIYPQKDYIPPAFTPDQYYKDQYGILGDIYHKLGFDNLYGSWWYMILIASIGISLVICSLDRVIPLYKALKKQGVKRHVNFLKRQRLFSVSYQSTSKDYETVKQRLKERRYNVREEDGNILAEKGRFSRWGPYVNHIGLIIFLFGAMLRFVPGMYVDKTLWIREGETKEIPGTNGEYFLKNEQFVFQQYEKGKDKAVFSEAIDRVGSVPKNFQSNVQLYKRTGESVAGEDPVLHKVKSDQIQVNHPLKYDHYALYQSDFKLDELSTMSLSMVNKTTKEEYGTIKINLHDPQHEYDLKNGYKVELLRYYPDFYFDDENKPNTKTKIPNNPAFVMQMIAPDRPKGEKSFIAIRQNIEAEGTNKYKMEFSGIETKNVTGLTVHKDMTLWILAVGGAIFMIGVIQGMYWNHRRIWIQRKNNEVWIAAHTNKNWYGIRNELNGVLKDTAFALPEDQAENANKKEVGA, translated from the coding sequence ATGGAACATGTGAAATGTGAATGTGGACATGTGAATCCACACGGAACGATTTTTTGTGAGGCCTGCGGAAAGCCAGTAAAAGACGCTTCAAATGCATTGCTTGATATGAAGTATGAAGGAAGTGCGAGACGATCGCAAACATATAATAAAACGATTATCGATAAAATTTGGAACTTCTTTTCTTCTGTTAAAGTAGGCGTTTGGTTGATTGTGATTACGCTCTCAGCTTCTGCCATAGGAACGATTTATCCTCAAAAAGATTACATACCGCCGGCGTTTACACCAGATCAATATTACAAGGATCAATACGGCATTTTAGGGGATATCTATCACAAGCTTGGCTTTGATAATTTATACGGCTCCTGGTGGTATATGATTTTAATTGCTTCTATTGGAATTTCTCTTGTCATTTGTAGCTTAGACCGAGTAATTCCGCTCTATAAGGCATTGAAAAAGCAAGGCGTAAAGCGTCATGTTAACTTTTTAAAGCGACAACGACTGTTTAGCGTAAGCTATCAATCTACGAGTAAAGACTATGAAACTGTGAAACAGCGTTTAAAAGAACGTCGCTACAACGTTCGGGAAGAAGACGGGAATATTTTAGCTGAAAAAGGCCGCTTTTCTCGTTGGGGCCCGTACGTCAATCATATTGGACTTATTATTTTCTTATTTGGGGCTATGCTCCGCTTCGTACCAGGAATGTACGTGGACAAAACGTTGTGGATACGCGAAGGGGAGACGAAGGAAATTCCCGGAACAAACGGAGAATACTTTTTGAAAAACGAGCAGTTTGTGTTTCAACAGTACGAAAAGGGAAAAGACAAAGCGGTATTTTCAGAGGCCATTGACCGCGTTGGAAGTGTACCTAAAAACTTTCAGTCTAACGTTCAGCTTTACAAACGAACAGGTGAATCAGTGGCAGGGGAAGACCCAGTTTTACATAAAGTGAAAAGTGACCAAATTCAAGTAAATCACCCTCTCAAATATGACCACTATGCGCTCTATCAAAGTGATTTTAAGCTAGATGAGCTGAGCACTATGTCACTTAGTATGGTCAACAAGACAACAAAAGAAGAATATGGAACGATTAAAATTAACCTCCATGATCCTCAACATGAGTATGACTTGAAAAACGGCTACAAAGTAGAGCTTTTGAGATACTATCCTGATTTCTACTTTGATGACGAAAACAAGCCAAATACAAAAACTAAAATTCCAAATAACCCTGCTTTTGTGATGCAAATGATTGCGCCTGATCGACCAAAAGGTGAAAAAAGCTTTATTGCGATTAGACAAAACATTGAAGCTGAAGGCACCAACAAATACAAGATGGAGTTTTCTGGAATTGAAACAAAAAACGTAACCGGTCTGACCGTACACAAAGATATGACGCTTTGGATTCTAGCTGTTGGTGGTGCCATCTTTATGATTGGTGTCATACAAGGGATGTACTGGAATCATCGTCGTATTTGGATTCAGCGAAAAAACAACGAGGTATGGATTGCGGCGCATACGAATAAAAACTGGTATGGAATTCGTAATGAGCTTAACGGTGTATTAAAGGATACAGCATTTGCGTTGCCAGAGGATCAAGCGGAAAACGCAAATAAGAAGGAGGTTGGAGCATGA
- a CDS encoding ATP-binding protein: protein MFWRSVVVKVWFTIILLVSFVLFTLTMLLLQFFENSHVKEAERNLHGTASKIAHIIEDTRDEKIGISVLRELADDSSVIIVKGQTLYEYTPDESAQKSAVASLVKSDKTLKQVIDKRKAIQKKVYVDGNGTKRNQPLYVVGVPFAAENNQRGAVYLYQSLAQIEEPAKYTTRFIWLAAGIAIVLTTIFAFFLSTRITAPLRKMRLAAFEVAKGNFDTKVPILTYDEIGELAIAFNKMGRQLKFNIDALNQEKEQLASILSSMADGVMTLNREGVLLITNPPAERFLQSWYYEQGKTKDNDEMRELPSKILSLFKHVVTIEREQIAEITIQGRTWAILMSPLYNQTTIRGAVAVLRDISEERKLDKLRKDFIANVSHELRTPIAMLQGYSEAIVDDIAGSEEEQKEIAQIIYEESLRMGRLVNELLDLARMEAGHVQLEKDHVHIKEFADRVVRKFQGLAKDKEITLSLEMNVEQQNEFYMDPDRIEQVLTNLIDNAIRHTKEAGSVTLCVEEYHDGLLVKVSDTGDGIPEEDLPFVFERFYKADKARTRGKSGTGLGLAIAKNIVEAHGGSINVHSKLGEGTTFSLVLPQKTALQD from the coding sequence ATGTTTTGGCGTAGTGTTGTTGTAAAAGTTTGGTTTACGATTATTTTGCTCGTGAGCTTCGTTCTTTTTACGCTCACGATGCTGCTTCTCCAATTTTTTGAGAATTCTCATGTGAAAGAGGCGGAGCGCAATTTACATGGAACAGCCTCAAAGATTGCTCATATTATTGAAGATACGAGGGATGAAAAAATAGGCATCTCTGTCCTCAGGGAGCTGGCAGATGATTCGAGTGTCATTATTGTAAAGGGCCAAACGTTGTATGAATATACTCCAGATGAATCCGCTCAAAAATCAGCCGTCGCATCTCTTGTTAAATCAGATAAAACGCTTAAGCAGGTGATAGACAAGCGTAAAGCCATTCAGAAAAAAGTATATGTAGACGGCAATGGCACGAAGCGAAATCAGCCGCTTTATGTTGTCGGCGTTCCTTTCGCTGCTGAAAATAACCAGCGCGGCGCTGTCTATTTGTATCAATCACTGGCACAAATTGAGGAGCCTGCTAAATATACGACGCGTTTTATTTGGCTAGCAGCCGGAATTGCCATCGTCTTAACGACAATCTTTGCTTTTTTCTTATCAACCCGTATTACCGCTCCGCTTCGAAAAATGAGGCTAGCTGCCTTTGAGGTCGCGAAGGGGAATTTCGATACGAAAGTACCGATTTTAACGTACGATGAAATCGGAGAGCTTGCAATCGCATTTAACAAAATGGGAAGACAGCTCAAGTTCAATATTGATGCGCTTAATCAAGAAAAAGAGCAGCTTGCAAGTATTTTAAGCAGTATGGCTGACGGTGTTATGACCCTGAATCGAGAGGGAGTCCTTCTCATTACGAATCCACCAGCAGAGCGCTTTTTACAATCCTGGTACTATGAACAGGGTAAAACAAAAGATAATGATGAAATGCGGGAACTGCCGTCAAAAATTTTATCGTTGTTTAAGCACGTCGTCACCATTGAGCGAGAACAAATTGCAGAAATTACAATTCAAGGTCGAACGTGGGCGATCCTCATGTCACCGCTCTACAATCAGACAACAATTCGCGGGGCCGTTGCGGTTCTGCGTGATATTTCCGAGGAACGGAAGTTAGATAAGTTGCGTAAAGATTTTATCGCAAACGTGTCGCATGAATTACGTACCCCGATTGCGATGCTTCAAGGCTATAGCGAGGCGATTGTGGATGACATTGCAGGGTCTGAAGAAGAGCAAAAGGAAATTGCGCAAATTATTTACGAAGAATCCCTTCGAATGGGACGCCTCGTAAATGAATTGTTGGATCTTGCGAGAATGGAAGCAGGTCACGTTCAGCTTGAAAAAGACCATGTCCACATTAAAGAGTTTGCTGATCGCGTAGTGAGAAAATTCCAAGGTCTTGCCAAGGATAAGGAAATTACGCTTTCATTAGAGATGAATGTTGAGCAGCAGAATGAATTTTACATGGACCCTGATCGCATTGAACAAGTCCTAACAAATCTTATTGATAATGCGATTCGTCACACGAAGGAAGCGGGTTCTGTTACGCTTTGTGTAGAAGAGTATCATGACGGCTTGTTGGTTAAGGTGAGTGATACAGGAGACGGTATTCCTGAAGAGGATCTGCCGTTTGTGTTCGAGCGTTTTTACAAAGCCGATAAGGCACGTACGAGAGGGAAATCTGGTACAGGCCTAGGCCTTGCGATCGCTAAAAACATCGTAGAGGCACACGGTGGAAGTATTAACGTTCATAGTAAGCTAGGAGAGGGAACGACATTTTCACTCGTTCTCCCGCAAAAAACAGCGCTACAAGATTGA
- a CDS encoding pseudouridine synthase, giving the protein MERLQKAIAHAGVASRRKAEEMIKEGKVTVNGEVVKELGVKVGSQDKVEVNGIPLQREAPVYFLLYKPRGVISSAEDDKGRTTVVDYFENVQERIYPVGRLDYDTSGLLLLTNDGEFANVLTHPKYEVDKVYIAKVKGIPTRQQIKQLERGVMLEDGKTAPAKAKLVSLDKKKQTAIVELIIHEGRNRQVRRMLDSIGHPVLKLRRERYGFLTLHGLNAGESRELTAHEVKQLRAHAQSGSGR; this is encoded by the coding sequence ATGGAACGATTACAAAAAGCAATTGCTCATGCCGGTGTTGCGTCTAGACGTAAAGCGGAAGAGATGATTAAAGAAGGAAAAGTAACAGTAAATGGAGAAGTAGTGAAGGAGCTAGGAGTCAAAGTAGGCTCACAAGATAAAGTAGAAGTGAATGGAATCCCTCTTCAACGAGAAGCACCTGTCTATTTTCTTTTATATAAACCTCGCGGAGTTATTTCTAGTGCTGAAGATGATAAAGGCCGTACAACGGTTGTTGATTATTTCGAGAATGTACAAGAGCGTATTTATCCTGTTGGACGATTGGATTATGATACGTCTGGGCTTCTTTTATTAACAAACGATGGTGAATTTGCTAATGTCCTTACGCATCCAAAATACGAGGTAGATAAAGTATATATTGCCAAAGTAAAAGGCATCCCAACGAGACAGCAGATCAAACAGCTTGAGCGAGGCGTTATGCTTGAAGATGGAAAAACGGCTCCTGCAAAAGCAAAGCTTGTTTCATTGGACAAGAAAAAACAAACAGCTATCGTTGAATTAATTATTCATGAGGGACGAAATCGACAAGTACGCCGCATGTTAGATTCAATTGGACATCCTGTGTTAAAGCTTCGTCGTGAACGTTACGGTTTTCTAACTTTACACGGGCTAAATGCTGGAGAATCTCGTGAGTTAACGGCTCATGAGGTAAAACAGCTTCGTGCTCATGCACAAAGTGGTTCAGGACGCTAA